One Canis lupus baileyi chromosome 1, mCanLup2.hap1, whole genome shotgun sequence genomic window, taaaatttttaaaaatgagatgctTTGTCACTACCTCTGGACTGTGATTCTGAAGGGACTCCCAAATGCAAATGGGCTGCCCTCCCTGCATATACTCAGGGAGGGCATACTCATACTCATACTCATACTCATACTtatgtatgaatatgtatatCACATGAAAATGCTTAAGTATTTCAAAGTATACCCAAACTAACAGGGAGATGAATTGTATAACCTCTAATTCCCTCCCAgggcaaaaacaacaacaacagcaacaacaatataatatatatatattatattaatattataaatatatataaatataataaatataagttataaatgtatgtatatagaatttctattataattatattgctttttttttttactttaatattcCTATAGTCTGAGAAGAAAGATGGAAGTCAGTTTTCTAACTTCATCAATACCTTCAGATCTTGGAAATACACGGGACATTCCCAGGTGGCAAGATCAAGTCTTCAAAGCAGAGACAGgtccccacatttttttttaataataaatttattttttattggtgttcaatttgccaacatacagaataacagaaAGCCCAGGTTATAGGAGCCACACCTGGAGACCAcaggctgggggggaggggcaggaggagggcacCTAGGTGGGGCTATTTGCTATCTGAGAGCCTGTGTTAGGCAGGGGCTAGTAGCACAGTGGAGCCCCCACCGCCCCCTCAAAGCAGCCCGGGCCGGGGAGCAGCTACGATGCTCACAGCTAGGGCTTCTGGAGCAATCAAGAGATGGCTCAATTGCACAGAGAAGTCAGTGcctgtgggtgggtggatgagaaCAGAGCAAGTGCCATGGGGAAGCCCCCACCAACCCCCTCCACTGACAACAGCCCCCCAAAAGCCAATCAGCCCCCCCAGCTCTCCCTGGCTTCCAGCTCTGCCTCCACAGCCATGTCTTACCTCCAGCCCCCCCCACCCAACGCCTCCAAACTGTCTTTCCCTCCTCGGTCACTCGGTCCCCAGGCCCCTCCACACTTCCCACCGTGGCCTGGCCTGTTGGCTTGCAGCGCCCAGGGCAGTCTGGGCTCCCATTAGCCATGGGAGAAGCCTTACCCAGCACCTCGTCAGAGAAACAGGAAACGCCCAAGTGCTGCTTACCTGGGAGGCGGAGACCTGCAGAGTGGCTTCTGGAGATGGGCTGCTTGGGTGCACCTGGCATCTCTACAGCACTGAACGTTGGAGCCACCTTGGGCCAGGGACTCAGCCTCCtcttcctcgtctgtaaaatgggcacagtaAGAGCGTTCACCTCTTAGGCTGCTGGGCGGTGACCTGAGAGTGTGGGAAGCCACTAACACAGTACCTAGAACACAGGGGGTGCCCAGCAGAGGCCGGCACTCCCTCATGTCACAGCCTCGCACCCCAACCTATTCTCCAGGGGCCCATGATCTCTTGAAATTCAAATTAGATCTGTGACTCCTATTGAAAACTCTTCCGTGTTATCTCACTGTTAGCATAAAATCCCGCCTGAGgctctcccctccactcccctcgATCTGGCCCCACTGGCCTCTGGTGCTGAGGGCCCTTGCATTGGCTCTTCCATCCGCCTGGAAcacccttccctgcccctcaAAGGCAAGCCCAGCTCAAACCTCATCTCCTCAAAGAAGCCTTCTCTATCCCCCAGTCTATAGTCCCCGGGAGAAGGCAGCCCCACATAGCTTCTCAGCTAAGACCTGGCTGAACAAAGAGAAGGTTGCATTGTTATGGGGGAGGCGGGAGGGTTGCTTTGCAGGTGAAACTGGCCTGGTGGCCTGCCTGGCACTGAGCAGCTGCCCACCACTGCCCCAAGTTCTCAACCCCTCCTAAGGAAAGGCCTGGCCACTTGCGAACACACAAATATGGTACAGCGAGCCCAGAGGTCCAAAGTACACATTTTTATTCTCGGTGGGGACTTAGCCATCTCTAGTTTTGCAAGCAGGAATAAATGGAATCCACAAGAACCTCCCTCTCAACATCTTTCATTACTATTTATCACTGACCGAGTTTCCCATTTTTCCTAAAGAGACTGTGACTTGGGGGTGCCCTAAAACGAAGCTTGACAAGTGCAGCACATGGGGGTTAGTCATCCTGCGTCTGTGCCCACTGCTCCCTGGCTGAGCCACCAAAGGCTGTGGAGGCTCTGAGTAGCGGCCCAGCAGCTCTGTCCTTCACTGAGGGAGGAACTCAGGTCAGCCCAACAGCCacggggagggaggcaggcaaagAATCTTTAACCCAGTTTCTGTCCACGGGACCTGGGCACTTGGCCGAGGCTGGAAGGATGCTGCCTCCACCGCCTCCAGCGCATCTAATAGCCAGATGGGCCTGCAAGAACCCGCTTATCCACCCCTGTATGTCCTCAGTCAGCAGAACACGGGAACAAATGTCCTCTGGAGTGCCCCCCTTCTGAGAGGGCATGCGCACTCCCAGCCAGGGCGCTCCAAGGTCAGGAGCGATCATCCTGCTGCCATCGGGGTGCatcttccttcctgctcctcaCTCAGGCCGACGGGGAAAGGGGTGCCTGGCCCCCCAGGTTCACAGGATGGTCTCCCGGATGACACCGATGAGGCTGTGGGGCCGCTCAGCCTCCACTGCTCGCCGGGGCCTCCTCTCGGCTCGGGGCCTCCCCGCAGGGACAAAGGTGCTGAGGTCTCCGCAGCTCCGCAGGTGCAAGAGGCCAGGTTGTCTCCGCGATGGTGGCACGTGGGCCCGGGAAGTGCTGGGCTGCAACGGGGCCATGATCTTGGGGAGAATAAGTGGGGGAGAGAGACGTCAGGCTCCACCAGATGCGGCCCTCCAACCTGCCTCCTTGATCAGCCATGCGCTGCTTATCTTAGTTGCTTTTGGAAAAGATCATAGGATATTTTCCCAAAGTGGAAGGCACTTGGAGTTCCAGAGATACTTTCAACAGACTCCCACTTGCCTCACGTCCCTACAAAATTCCCCAAATGTTCAGCTGCCGACCTGCCTCACTTCACATCCCTGATTCATCCACTGCAGGTTCTTGCTTTACATTTAACATTCTTCTCATCATTTTTATCTAATTTCCCTGGGGTCTGAGACAGTGGTTCTCACCAGGGTCACCCATTTCTGGAGAGGAGGGGAGTGGGTAGTGTGGATTCCCGACTCCCCCACAGCAACTGGGATGCAGCATCTCTAGTTCTAGTGAGAACCCAGGTGATATGGAAGTTCTTGAAAAGTTGATACCCACGGATCTGGCATTGTGACCTGCTAGTGAGTTTATAAAATGTCAACCCCAAAGCCAGTGATGCTTCTGATTGACCAGATAACCcttcaattaaataataataataataataataataataataataaaagctaggCCAATTTATTTGTACAAATGCTTAAGAATGGTTCCACTGCAAGATCTGTTTTACAACGTAGCACATACGTAACTTTAAATATGTATACAATATCACTTACTTTGGAAAATGGCAAACATAGGGAAACTCTTCATCCatctgggactgagcaggggagATCTGTCCAGTATGTACAATTACCAGGAGTTGCCTAGTCATGACTATAGGACCTACGATACTGTTATCACCTTGAGAAAACCCAGGCACTTCATTTCCACCTAAAGTCACAGAGCAGTCCCTGGAATGCCTTCTGGTTTAGTTTGCACCATTCGGAGATTTTAAAGTCATTAGAAGTTTAATCCCTCCAAAAGATGGGACATTAGATTTTGCTATCACACTGTTATTATATTGGTCTTTAAAGCCCTGTCCTTTTTCTTCATTAAGAAAACTCCAACGTGCACAGATGTCAACTGTTGCTACACGTAAGTTAAGGCAAGTGGTTttgaaacaaataaacatttcaacGAATTGAAAACCTATTCAAGTAAtactagaaaaaatgaaaatgtgcaaaGCTGGGTAGAGTCAGAAATAAAAGCTCTCCTTCTACTTGTCCCCACCTCCTTGTGTCTGGAGGTGGGTTGGGGAAGTGGTACTAGGATGCCTCCCCACTGGGATCAGCTCCTGAGAGGCGCCAGCACATGGCCCGGAGTCCACTGCAATAGTCCCAACACATGAACTTTCATCCAGACTTGGCACAAAGACCCAGCAAACATCTGTAGTGAGAGCATCTGATGAGTTGTAAGtgcttgttcattttccccaaagCTATTTTCCAGGGAAGACTGTGCAGAAGATCCAGACCAAAGGTTTGGCCAATACGGACTCTTACCTCACTAGAGGTTGGCAGCCTTCCAGGAGTGGCTCCAAGTACTTGCTCTGTGTATTGGGCTATTGGGGctggacagagggaaggaggctgGGAATGACTTCTGGCACAGACCAGGGTTATGAGGAGATAAATGTCTCCCCTGCACAGATACTGCCCGCAGCCTGACCCTAGACCACCAGCTGACCACTCTATTAGAAAGCAGACAACAAGAGGGTCCTCGGTTCATGTAGCTCCTCATGCCAGTAGTCACATCGCTCTTCTGCTTCCCTGAGGGGCTGGGAGAGAAACTGGCTTCTGGCTTCTGTAAGAAGAGGCCAGCAGTAGCAAGTGAGAAGGGGTTTATTCAATCTGTCTTAACTCACCTAGGACTCCACTGCCCAATGTGTGTTGGTCACTTACTGCACAAAGGCACAAGCAGCTAATGTCCATGAGCTGCTGTGCCCTGATGTCTACAGCAGCCACCCCACATTCAAGGGGCAACGAAGCAAATGCCTAAAAagtaacagcttttttttttttttttttaagatttacttatttatagagagctcaagggaaggggcagagggagagggaatctcaagcagactccctgctgagtgtgggagtgcaggacttgatcctaggattgtgagaccatgacctgagccgaagtcaacagttggatgcttaacccactgcaccaccctgGAGCTCCAGGTAACAGCTTTTAAAAGAAGTGGGTAATTAAAGCTGTGACCCACCCCTAGTTCTCATCAGAAAGAAATCCCATTCATTCAGAGGTATAGGTGTTTAGACCACCTAGTCCaacacttcattttaaaaatgagaaaactggggcgcctgggtggctcagttggttgggcatctgccttcagctcaggtcacaatctcagggtcctgggattgagctccatgtcggGCCCCCCACTgggtgaagtctgcttctccctttccctctgatccTACCCCtggttcttgctctctctcttaaataaataataaaatctttaaaatataaatagataaataaataaaaataaaaatgagaaaactggggcacctgggtggcaaaccaaagcatctgcctttggttcaggtcatgatctcaggatcctgggatcaagtcctgcatggggtccctgctcatcagagaggccgcttctccttctccctctgctcctccccactgcctgtgcacatgtgtgcgtgctctgtctcaaatgaataaaatcttttaaaaataaataaataaaaatgagaagactgaCACCCAAATGGATTATGCCCAATTTTATCTTTCCACTGGGTGGTCTCAGATTAGGGAATTGtgctttttaaatctataatctatagagaaaagatatttattcCTTTAAGTCCTATCAGCTTAGGTATCCTGTCAACATCTTGTGGGAATATCGAAGAGTTCCCAGAATCCTGCCAATATTAAAATTCATGTTGGTCCATCACTGCCAAAGGGCTGGGACACCATGCCCTATCCAGGGAAACCCAACTCAGCAAGTCAAGCACTGAACATGCCCCGCACTGCCCGGACCCCATGCTTTCTTTTCCCAAGGATGCTTCCACATCCCGGGGAAATTAGTTTCTCTCCCTGGGCCAAGAAACTTATGGAAAACTCATCACGTCTGAAAAGAACATGCTCcagcttcctctttctccctccctagACCTCCTCACCCCAATTTCCTTGACACCATGACCATGAACTTACTGTGACTTCTGACAGGAAATCAGAGAAGCCATTTCAGCTGCTATGGAAACAAGTGATCTGACTTGTGCCCAAGACTTGTGATAAAACTACctgttctagggatccctgggtggcgcagcagtttggtgcctgcctttggcccagggcgtgatcctggagacccgggatcgagtcccacatcgggctcccggtgcatggagcctgcttctccctctgcctgtgtctctgcctctctctctttctctctctgtgactatcataaataaataaaaattaaaaaaaaaaaacctacctgtTCTAGGAAGCTGGCACTTGTGATGGCCTCCTCCATGTGCTCCTCGTCGGACTTCAGAACAGATTTAATGTTTTCCACGAGCTCATGGATGTCTGGGGTCATACTGCAGGAGGACTGCTCCAGGAACCTCGCCACCAGCAGTTTTGTGTCCATGTAGGACTTGTAATCGATCAGGGACCGTGGCCGGCATCGCGAAGCTCTGCACTTCAACCCCCTCCTCAGGGTCACCGTGGCCAGATCTGGTCTCCCCTCAGTCTGCGTTGCAGCTTCGCAGCTGAGCACGGGGACAGCTGTGGGTGGGGACAAACAACATGTGCCCGTTGGCCACGCCCCTGTAAGCCCAGCAAGGGGCCACTGAACTGGGCGTGGAAAGCATGTTGCAAATGCCAACAACCATGCACATCTTGCttttcatcttgcagaaggaaagggggaaaacaaaaacaaaaaacaacacttCAGGGAAGCTTCTTCCCTGAAGTTCCAATAGAACGTGTCCCCAGAACATTTTATGGTGCCACATAAAACACAACCACCAAGGGAGAGACAGATGATAAGGAAAAGCATCCAGGGTGGAGCCTGAGACAGAGCAAGAGTTCCATGGGGTGATGGCTGATATGTGGGGATGGACGGGCAAGCAGAAAAAAAGATGGTTGACCCGATGAGAGAATGCTCCAAGGGGGAAGGATGAAGGAACCActtaaagagagagattgaggagaGACAAGACTGTGGGATGAGTGGAGTGCTCTGCTCCTTTTGACTGTACCTTTGTCCTACACATCCTCAGGGCCTGGTGCTGGCTTATCCACGCTCACACCATGGCTGTGAGGTAGCTCTAGGGCtactacagaaagaaaaattgaagtgCGGAAGAATCATGTCATTCCAGAAGTCAACAGTGGCCTGGGAAATCCCCCGCAGGCTCTCATTTCCACAACTACCTACGTCGGAAGGGTTTAAGGACCAGCAGAACATTACTGCGCCATCAGGTGGGTGAAGGGGAATGCAGGCCTGGTCTCTGTGTTCATAAGCCAGCCAGCAGCCTTCAGTGTACACGAGTCTGGAGATTTCTGTGAAGGCCTGGCGATTGGGAATTTGGTATTCAAGGAAGCAGAGGGTGGGAGAACAAATGAAGTAAGGGGGGGGCACTCCTTTTCCTCAGGAGAAAGGCAGGCTCTATAAACTGAGGTTAGTGGCCATCCTCCAGGCTGCCATGTGCCTGTCAGAGAGAGCCAGAGTTTTCCAGGAAAGCTCCCTACAGACACTCACGTGTGAGGATAGTCAGGGACTACACTTAGTCACTGGAAGGCAATCTGGTCCGTTCTACAGTGGAGGACTCCAACAGGTAAACACATGTCTCCTCCCCCTTGCAGGACCACAAATTAGGAGGGGATTCTAGAAGGATCTCACTAAGCTGTGCAGACAGCCAAGTTCCTGTTGAAGCTGGCAGGTGGCCAGCGTGAGTCCTCAACTTGCCAGGCAGGTTAGAGACCTGCAGTGAATCAGGCCTAGGGAGCTGAGGGGCCAGGTTGCTGGCCTGTGGGTTTGCAGAGGCACGCGGTCGGTCCCAGGTGGTGGGACTCTTCCCTGCTCAGAAGACAGGAGGAGTTGTTCTCTCTGGCTCCTACTCGGTCAGTCCAGAGCTGTGGCAAACAACACAGGCTGTCAGAAGGACAGAGCCAAGACTGGGAGGGGGTGACACGGGGCCCCAGAGAGAGCTGGGTGAGAGCATTTACAAAGTGGTCATTTGCACAGAGCTTGAGGAAAGCATAGGCACTTGTTAGAATAGGTCACAGAAAGGAGCCTCTGCTGGTGGAATtacagattttcattttcttcctttatctttgtttcctttacttttttttttacaattttccaAATGAAGAGCTATTTGGAGATGTTCGAGTATTCATGTATTCAGAAAAAGGACTCGATGTTATTTTAAgttcttaaaagttttttaatttaaaattattcaaataacgTCTATAACAAACtccacacagagagggagagaattggaGTGTGAGTTTCACTCTATCTAAAGTTCTTAAAACAGGTCAGATTTAAATAACTCAACTACCCatacacagtaaaaaataaaataaaaagataactcaGATCataaggggtaaaaaaaaataaaaaatataccccTTTAACTTCTTCCTTGAGAAAGTTTATTTCTGTAAGACTGTGAGCACCCAGAAATCAGAATGATGTTTGCATTATTTTCGTGTACCTAAAACACTATCATGTGCAACCAAATGCTTTTGCTGACAatgacttcaaaagaaaaaactctACCAGCCTTAAAAATTGTGGCAGGTGAATATTCTTAATGTGCatgtagaatattttattttcccaagacCTCTTAACCTCTTTCGAGACCTCTCAAACCGCGGGGCAGTGGGCAGCCAGAGCCACCCGCTTTCACCTGACACCTTTGGGCAAACACGCATGATGCTGTGCAAAGAACGTGGGAAGTGACATCACCTCTCTCCACGGAATGGTGCAGCACAGGGTCGCTCCTCGATCTTGTCCTCAGGAGTGGGAAGACTCTCCGACTTCGCATGGGATATAGCTGGTTTGCATCAGGAATTGAGATGGATGTGCTTTCTTCTCCAGGTGTGTTAGGAATGTcctcacctgttttgtttttttttttaaagaaaagaaacataaattatttCACCAGCTCCTGCCTTCAAAATGTTGGGTAGGAAACACCCGTGAGCCCAAACCTGCAGGGACAGGGGAATACAGTCAACCACATTTGCTCAGGCTGCTGGccccttaagtttttatttcccaGCACTATGGGAAACGCTGCCTCTCCAAACAACCCTTCTGAGCctcaagcaagcaaacaaaaaattttaaatccaagaGCAAAATAAAGAAGCCTTGTCAAAATGTCAGGGTTTTTTTCTGCAAGTGCTTAGAATCTTCTCCAGGGAAGCATCCTAgtgcagcactggaaagctcctaGTGTGTTTTCCAGTTTCTGACAATGCAAGGTGACGTGGGTGGATGATAACAGGTCAGGTGACTTCCCTGAGGGCTGCAGACCCAATGCAGGCAGAGGAGGTGTCAAGACCCAGAGTGTGAGCCAGGCTGTGAAAGTCCTGACAGCCAAGGGAAAGAGCCAGTGGCCGCTGACTGGATGGGTAAAACATTCAAGAAATGGACAACTTCTGCTCAGGACAATCGAATCACATCATTGGTAAGACTGGATCTGGGAAACTTTCTTAAGAAATGGAAGAACCACAAACATACTTAGGGAAGAGAACACTGCTGCATTATTCTAAGATGTAAAGTGAACAGAACAGAAACTTGTTCCAAATGGTGCTGCTGAAAAATCACCAACATCAAAAATAGCTAGAGCGTTGATCCATTATTTATCACCACTGCCATTTTGTGCTGGTGGACAGTTTTCCAGGCCATTTAAAACCTCTCCAAAGACAGAATGCTGTAATAATGTTCCCTTAAGTGACAGGGATAACTGTAAACTGACTCTCATTTTTTGAAGCAGGACGGAAAACCAGCATTCACTACCCGTGAAGGCAGCATGGCCTGGACCCGAGGTTATCAATGACGGCACAATCTCACAGCAAATCAccttacaataaaaaaaactccttttcccctttatttttttttaatttttatttatttatgatagtcacacagagagagagagaggcagagacataggcagagggagaagcaggctccacacaccaggagcccgacgcaggattcgatcccgggtctccaggatcgcgtcctgggccaaaggcaggtgctaaaccgctgcaccacccagggttccctcctttttccctttaaaatagcCCATCTTATTTTAACAGAAGAAAGAAGATCTTAGGTGAGAAAACACAGGAAGGCCAAATTAAACTCTGTAATCCATTTCCCAGGTCCCTGAGAAGAGTCTGGTTACTCAGCAAAGATTCTGAGGCTATCTTTATTTCTGCTCACGTTATTATCTCTAAATTGTCAATGGCTGACAGTATTTTTACACCTGGAGAGAAGAATGTAATCTGAACCACTGGCTCCAAGTTATCTGACCTCCAACAATATATCATATAAGTCATTATTTCATGATGTTTTCCTCAAGTGAATCCTGAGTTTGGGCAGCAATCATGTGTTTATTACCTTGCATCACTGGCACGCAGATCGGTTCCAAGGGGCTCATGGCACCTTCTGATCCTTCTGGCATATGGAGTGAAGATCCCTACATCACAGGAGAAAAGAGGGTTATTTTTTGATCTTCAACTCATCCCCGACCTGGACTCCACTCAACGTAAAAGCATGCTCAGGACCCAGACTCCCACTGCTCTCTGTAGGCCGTGCTGCTTTTTCTAACAGCAGTCAGTAAGCCAAAGAAGAACTACGGCCCGTACCTGTTCCTGGTCTGTCTGGCTCACCACAGCTTCGTAAGGAGGCGGGGGGTCCAGGGGACAGAACACTTCCACACCTTTGATTCGTGCTCCATAGATGTGTGGGAGTGGAATGACATCACTGCCGAGCATCCTAGAAAAGCATCTTGGCATGAGGAAGCACATCCTACAGACTGTGGGTCTGATGGTTCTTGCTTCCTTGTGATGGCCTCTGCCTCCGCAAGGTTACCCACTGACAGTGGGGGAGACCCTTCACCCCTCCTGACAGTCTCCTGACCCAGGAGCAGAGGAATAATCCAAGCAGATGGATTATTAATAATCAAAGCCTTCAGTTTCTTAGGAAAGCGAGAATGTATAAAGTGCAATGCCATCATTTCTTTTGAATCCACTCTTctagtgcacctgggtggctcagtggttgagtgtctgcctttggctcaggttgtgatcccagggtcgtggaatcgagtcccacatcggactccctgcatggagcctgcctctccctctgcctgtgtctctgcctctgtttctgtgtgtctctcatgaataaataaataaaatctttaaaaaaaaaaatacagggaagaCCAGGAAACCTGTACTCAGGCCGTGGAATAtcagagaatgaaaataagagaTACGAGCAAAAGTTTAATGTCTGTTCTTGAAATATGAAAAagggcataagctgaaggagccaGGTGAAGGATTCTGGGCCAGCCGCATGCAAGGGCTGCTTTTTTCAGAAAGGCGCTCTGTGGATTCACAGTGGTTTCATTTTATTCCTCTGCCCTTTTACAAAAATGCAACCGGCAGAGGAAACAAAGTTGAAAACGATGcgatgttctttttttcctaaaagtaaaACCAGTGAGCACTAGGGACTCCTTCTGTCCTCTCCAAAGGGCTAGTCTTCAATCCCGAATTAGCATAACCCCCTGAGCCATCTCTCCAGCACTCCCAAATCCCTTTGCTTTCCCCTTCAGCCAACTCCCCGTGTTCCTCCACTGCTGTGTTCTCCCCAGGGAAGTGAATACCCTCAGCTTTGCTAGTTCATTTGTTAGCTCCGGTGGTCTTTGATATTCCCCCCCCTCAATGGCCACCTGTATgttcacagagaagagaggctTGCTTGGGGCCAGGAGGTCAGAGGAACCACCGTCCACTTTAGATCTTAAACGACCATGGAATCCCTTTAAGAAGGAACACTGTAGGGGAGAGGAGGGCACATTTTCTCTAAAAGGACCACAAATGAATGGCTTCCTATGGTGGTCACTATAATGACCAAGAAAGCCTCCGTGTTACAGAAGATGcttctagaaaagaaaaggaaagtaccCTCCCTATTAGGCAGTTCTTAT contains:
- the ENTREP1 gene encoding endosomal transmembrane epsin interactor 1 isoform X2; protein product: MNLFVLLSVVCVLLNLAGFILGCQGAQFVSSVPRCDLVDLGEGKICFCCEEFQPAKCTDKENALKLFPVQPCSAVHLLLKKVLFALCALNALTTTVCLVAAALRYLQIFAARRSCIDESQISAEEVEEHGRLPDPDDFVPPAPPPSYFATFYSCTPRMNRRMLGSDVIPLPHIYGARIKGVEVFCPLDPPPPYEAVVSQTDQEQGSSLHMPEGSEGAMSPLEPICVPVMQGEDIPNTPGEESTSISIPDANQLYPMRSRRVFPLLRTRSRSDPVLHHSVERAVPVLSCEAATQTEGRPDLATVTLRRGLKCRASRCRPRSLIDYKSYMDTKLLVARFLEQSSCSMTPDIHELVENIKSVLKSDEEHMEEAITSASFLEQIMAPLQPSTSRAHVPPSRRQPGLLHLRSCGDLSTFVPAGRPRAERRPRRAVEAERPHSLIGVIRETIL